One stretch of Campylobacter sp. CCS1377 DNA includes these proteins:
- a CDS encoding metal-dependent hydrolase produces the protein MFIIKAKRMLLCDEEFGILKDRAFVFKDEIIELGEFENLKQKYPQAKWIKTPENSLILPAFINTHTHLEFSANSTTLHFGEFLVWLKSVIKSRSVLSEQAKNDLIDTVLKKMQKSGTGTIGEISSFGSDLSACIKASKNGMRVVFFNEILGTNEAQIEEKKVEFLKRFEKAMQVKSEFFIPAISVHSPYSTHPKLANFALNLAKKNDLLVSTHFLESKAENAWLRKGIGGFKKWLGKFTPNATPLYNIEEFINLFKGVRTLFTHCVYLKEWQKLDQNLHSITHCAFSNYLLSQKSLNIKTLLNKPINVHLGTDGLSSNISLSMLDEMRANLLIHKEIPALKFAKKLLQMATLYPAKALNLNTGELKVGKSADFSVFELDECEDSQLALQFILNAKELNKLFMKGKECKL, from the coding sequence ATGTTTATTATTAAGGCAAAACGCATGCTTTTGTGTGATGAAGAATTTGGTATTTTAAAAGATAGGGCTTTTGTTTTTAAAGATGAAATTATAGAATTGGGTGAATTTGAAAATTTAAAACAAAAATATCCTCAAGCAAAATGGATTAAAACTCCTGAAAATTCTTTGATTTTGCCCGCATTTATCAATACCCACACGCATTTAGAATTCAGTGCAAATTCAACCACTTTGCATTTTGGTGAATTTCTTGTGTGGCTTAAAAGTGTGATAAAGTCGCGCAGTGTTTTAAGTGAACAGGCTAAAAACGATCTTATCGATACTGTTTTGAAAAAAATGCAAAAAAGCGGCACGGGTACAATAGGTGAAATTTCAAGCTTTGGAAGTGATTTAAGTGCTTGTATTAAGGCAAGTAAAAATGGTATGAGAGTGGTATTTTTTAATGAAATTTTAGGTACAAATGAAGCACAAATTGAAGAAAAAAAAGTTGAATTTTTAAAGCGTTTTGAAAAAGCTATGCAGGTAAAAAGTGAATTTTTCATCCCTGCAATTTCGGTGCATTCTCCTTATTCTACACATCCTAAACTTGCCAATTTTGCTTTAAATTTAGCCAAAAAAAATGATTTACTTGTAAGCACACATTTTTTAGAAAGTAAGGCTGAAAATGCTTGGCTTAGAAAAGGCATAGGGGGATTTAAAAAATGGCTTGGAAAATTTACACCTAACGCTACTCCTTTGTATAATATAGAAGAATTCATAAATTTATTTAAAGGAGTTCGGACACTTTTTACTCATTGTGTGTATTTAAAAGAATGGCAAAAATTAGATCAAAATTTACACTCCATTACACATTGTGCTTTTTCAAACTATCTTTTGAGTCAAAAAAGTTTAAATATCAAAACCCTTTTAAACAAGCCTATAAATGTCCATTTGGGTACTGATGGTTTAAGTTCTAATATTTCTTTGTCAATGCTGGATGAAATGCGTGCAAATTTACTCATTCATAAAGAAATTCCTGCCTTAAAATTTGCTAAAAAGCTTTTGCAGATGGCAACGCTTTATCCAGCTAAGGCTTTAAATTTAAATACAGGAGAGCTTAAAGTGGGTAAAAGTGCTGATTTTAGCGTGTTTGAACTGGACGAATGTGAAGATTCGCAGTTGGCTTTGCAATTTATTTTGAATGCCAAAGAGCTTAATAAATTATTTATGAAAGGAAAAGAATGCAAATTATAA
- the aroQ gene encoding type II 3-dehydroquinate dehydratase codes for MKIMVIQGPNLNMLGYRETNLYGFMKMEDIHKQMELAASQNKVELEFFQSNFEGEIIDKIQECMGTVDGIIINAGGYTHTSVAIRDAIAAVNLPTIEVHITNIYRREEFRQKSLIAPVCAGSIVGFGPFGYHLALMGVIQVCEQVNNLKAAALAQQQQMQAATQG; via the coding sequence ATGAAAATTATGGTAATCCAAGGTCCAAATCTTAATATGTTAGGTTATAGAGAAACCAATCTTTACGGTTTTATGAAAATGGAAGATATTCATAAGCAAATGGAATTAGCAGCTTCACAAAATAAAGTAGAACTTGAATTTTTTCAAAGCAATTTTGAAGGTGAAATCATAGATAAAATTCAAGAATGTATGGGAACAGTTGATGGTATCATCATCAATGCTGGTGGTTATACTCATACTTCAGTTGCAATCCGTGATGCTATTGCTGCAGTTAATTTACCTACAATCGAAGTACATATTACTAATATTTATCGCAGAGAAGAATTCAGACAAAAAAGTCTTATCGCACCAGTTTGTGCTGGATCTATAGTTGGCTTTGGACCTTTTGGTTATCATTTGGCTTTAATGGGCGTGATTCAAGTTTGCGAACAAGTTAATAATCTTAAAGCAGCAGCCTTAGCCCAACAACAGCAAATGCAAGCTGCTACACAAGGATAA
- the folK gene encoding 2-amino-4-hydroxy-6-hydroxymethyldihydropteridine diphosphokinase: MLKLKGAKALHKIRFYPFLSRSQYVAKYYAIIGLGANIFDEKKRFRNFFRLLMDDKRIKILATSPLLINEAFGYKLQKDFTNAVMIIKTNLHARMLLKILLHYELKFKRKRSFKNAPRTLDLDLLYFSQKVKQDAYCQVPHPGVNDRLSVILPLGLL; this comes from the coding sequence ATGTTAAAACTCAAAGGTGCAAAAGCTTTACATAAAATACGCTTTTATCCTTTTTTATCCCGTTCTCAATATGTAGCAAAATATTATGCTATTATAGGGCTTGGGGCAAATATTTTTGATGAAAAAAAGCGTTTTAGAAATTTTTTTAGGCTTTTAATGGACGATAAAAGAATAAAAATTTTAGCAACCTCGCCTTTGCTTATCAATGAAGCTTTTGGCTATAAATTACAAAAAGACTTTACCAATGCAGTAATGATAATAAAAACAAATTTACATGCAAGAATGCTTTTAAAAATTTTACTGCATTATGAGTTAAAATTTAAAAGAAAAAGAAGTTTTAAAAATGCTCCAAGAACTCTTGATCTTGATCTTTTGTATTTTTCGCAAAAAGTCAAACAAGATGCTTATTGTCAGGTGCCACACCCTGGAGTAAATGATAGGCTTAGTGTTATTTTACCTTTGGGCTTATTATAG
- the flhG gene encoding flagella biosynthesis ATPase FlhG has protein sequence MNNQANKLQNLMSENKNKNTKGTHFIAITSGKGGVGKSTLSANLGNVLANNGYKVALFDADIGLANLDVILNVRINKNLLHVLRGECSLEDILIEVKQNLWLIPGESGDEILKYNDKNIYERFLNQASILDDLDFLIIDTGAGIGGNIGNFLEMADEVIVVTVPDPAAITDAYATIKTTSKTKPNLLMVLNIVKNENEALKVFENIKKVADINIKHDLKLEFLGYLAASKDVSLSIKKRTLFSDENTLSADELKSIASKLLYRLEQKVLEDKPSRSFSTFFKRIIERF, from the coding sequence ATGAATAATCAAGCCAATAAATTACAAAATTTAATGAGTGAAAACAAAAATAAAAACACTAAAGGTACGCATTTTATTGCTATTACTAGTGGTAAAGGTGGAGTAGGAAAAAGCACTTTAAGTGCCAATTTAGGCAATGTATTAGCAAATAATGGCTATAAAGTTGCTTTATTTGATGCAGATATTGGTTTGGCGAATTTGGATGTAATTTTAAATGTGCGTATCAATAAAAATTTATTGCATGTTTTAAGAGGCGAATGCTCTTTAGAGGATATTTTAATAGAGGTGAAACAAAATTTGTGGCTCATACCAGGTGAAAGTGGAGATGAAATTTTAAAATACAATGATAAAAATATTTATGAAAGATTTTTAAATCAAGCAAGCATTTTAGATGATTTGGATTTTTTAATCATTGATACAGGTGCGGGTATTGGCGGAAATATAGGGAATTTTTTAGAAATGGCTGATGAGGTTATTGTAGTAACCGTGCCCGATCCTGCCGCAATTACCGATGCTTATGCAACCATTAAAACCACTTCAAAAACAAAACCAAATTTATTGATGGTGTTAAATATTGTCAAAAATGAAAACGAAGCTCTAAAGGTTTTTGAAAATATTAAAAAAGTAGCAGATATCAACATTAAACATGATTTAAAACTCGAATTTTTAGGATATTTAGCTGCAAGCAAAGATGTAAGTTTAAGCATTAAAAAAAGAACACTTTTTAGCGACGAAAATACCCTATCAGCAGACGAGTTAAAATCAATAGCTTCTAAGCTTTTATACAGGTTGGAACAAAAAGTGCTTGAAGATAAACCAAGTAGAAGTTTTTCGACTTTCTTTAAAAGAATTATTGAAAGATTTTAG
- a CDS encoding RNA polymerase sigma factor FliA, with the protein MLKEPPKAYAQALKKEQDELVLTYMPALRAMAYRLKERLPSSIDTNDLISIGVEEMIKLSRRYDKEQNDNFWGFVKKRVNGAMLDYLRSLDVMSRNNRKIIKDINNLIDEYYQEHEKEPDDEYLAKKLNLEIDKIKEARAAHAISLVLPLDEQLECFNEDRTIERIEKEELIEKINAVLENLKERDQLIIQLYYYEELNLKEISEILDISESRISQIHKKLLKKIRERLV; encoded by the coding sequence ATGCTAAAAGAGCCGCCTAAAGCTTATGCACAAGCCTTAAAAAAAGAGCAAGATGAGCTTGTTTTAACCTATATGCCTGCTTTGCGTGCTATGGCATATAGACTTAAAGAGCGTTTGCCTTCAAGTATAGATACCAACGATCTTATTAGCATAGGTGTAGAAGAGATGATAAAACTCTCTCGTCGCTATGATAAAGAGCAAAATGACAATTTTTGGGGTTTTGTAAAAAAACGCGTGAATGGAGCTATGCTTGATTATCTAAGAAGTCTTGATGTGATGAGTAGAAATAACCGCAAAATCATCAAGGATATCAATAATTTAATTGATGAATATTATCAAGAGCATGAAAAAGAGCCTGATGATGAATATTTGGCTAAAAAACTTAACCTTGAAATAGATAAAATCAAAGAGGCAAGAGCCGCACATGCGATAAGCCTTGTTTTGCCCTTAGATGAACAGCTAGAATGCTTTAATGAAGATCGCACAATTGAACGCATCGAAAAAGAGGAGTTGATAGAAAAAATCAATGCTGTTTTAGAAAATCTCAAAGAACGCGATCAATTAATCATTCAGCTTTATTATTATGAAGAATTAAATTTAAAAGAAATCAGCGAAATTTTAGATATCAGCGAAAGTCGCATTTCACAAATTCATAAAAAATTACTGAAAAAAATCAGAGAAAGGCTCGTATAA
- the fliM gene encoding flagellar motor switch protein FliM encodes MAEILSQEEIDALLEVVDDSTDSTISASSKEEKDERNIVVYDFKRPNRVSKEQLRSIKGIHDKLARNLASQISSMMRSIVEIKLHSVDQMTYGEFLMSLPSPTSFNVFSIKPLDGNCVLEINPSIAFPMIDRLLGGQGEGYEALRELTDIEINLLDSILRIVMQRLKESWATVTEIYPSIEAKESSPNVVQIVSQNEIVIMVVMEIIIGNSSGMVNICYPVVHLESILSRLANRDIMMGETSAKKSRNKELKTLIGRAEVVYEAILGKTLISVSEFLDLKQGDILRLDREADDKAIVSIDKKDVFLAQIGLHRFRKSIKIIELIRTDKDEIKEILEKYEEERKAKASVYDDKEDLEEEENDD; translated from the coding sequence ATGGCTGAAATACTCTCTCAAGAAGAAATTGATGCTTTACTTGAAGTGGTTGATGATAGCACAGATTCAACCATTAGTGCAAGCTCAAAAGAAGAGAAAGACGAACGCAATATCGTTGTATATGACTTCAAACGCCCTAATAGAGTTTCAAAGGAACAACTTAGATCCATTAAAGGTATTCATGATAAACTTGCTAGAAATTTGGCATCTCAAATTTCATCTATGATGAGAAGTATTGTTGAAATCAAACTTCACTCCGTTGATCAAATGACTTATGGTGAATTTTTAATGTCTCTACCAAGTCCAACGAGCTTTAATGTTTTTTCAATCAAACCCTTAGATGGAAATTGTGTTTTAGAGATTAATCCAAGCATCGCCTTTCCTATGATAGATAGACTTTTAGGTGGACAAGGGGAAGGCTATGAGGCTTTAAGGGAACTTACGGATATTGAAATCAATCTTTTGGATTCTATTTTGCGTATTGTAATGCAAAGATTAAAAGAAAGTTGGGCAACGGTAACTGAAATTTATCCAAGCATTGAAGCAAAAGAATCAAGTCCAAATGTCGTTCAAATCGTATCACAAAATGAAATCGTTATTATGGTGGTAATGGAAATTATCATAGGAAATTCAAGCGGTATGGTCAATATTTGCTATCCTGTGGTGCATTTAGAAAGTATTTTGAGTCGCTTGGCAAATCGTGATATTATGATGGGTGAAACTTCGGCTAAAAAATCGCGTAATAAAGAGCTTAAAACTCTAATTGGTCGTGCTGAAGTGGTATATGAAGCTATTTTAGGAAAAACCCTCATTAGCGTAAGTGAATTTTTAGATCTTAAGCAAGGTGATATCTTGCGTCTTGATCGAGAAGCTGATGATAAGGCTATTGTAAGCATTGATAAAAAAGATGTCTTTTTAGCACAAATTGGCTTGCATCGCTTCAGAAAATCCATTAAAATTATAGAACTCATACGCACCGATAAAGATGAGATTAAAGAAATTTTGGAAAAATACGAAGAAGAAAGAAAAGCAAAAGCTAGCGTCTATGATGATAAAGAAGACTTAGAAGAGGAAGAAAACGATGATTAA